The following coding sequences are from one Ursus arctos isolate Adak ecotype North America unplaced genomic scaffold, UrsArc2.0 scaffold_23, whole genome shotgun sequence window:
- the DTX4 gene encoding E3 ubiquitin-protein ligase DTX4 isoform X2: MEVGITIQHAYEKQHPWIDLTSIGFSYVIDFSTMGQINRQTQRQRRVRRRLDLIYPMVTGTLPKAQSWPASPASAASPAAPPCSCPQCVLVMSVKAAVANGSSGPLQPPAARKNMPPSGAVKLPPPPGSGAKLLDSAGTVRGPVKTVPSQAIRRQASSTPAGVTVGSPASPPGANGKTGRVALATLNRTNLQRLAIAQSRVLIASGVPTVPVKSLNGSSPVNPALAGITGILMSAAGLPVCLTRPPKLVLHPPPVSKSEIKSIPGVSNMSRKTTKKQAKKGKTPEEVLKKYLQKVRHPPDEDCTICMERLTAPSGYKGLQPTVKPDLVGKLSRCGHVYHIYCLVAMYNNGNKDGSLQCPTCKTIYGVKTGTQPPGKMEYHLIPHSLPGHPDCKTIRIVYSIPPGIQGPEHPNPGKSFSARGFPRHCYLPDSEKGRKVLKLLLVAWDRRLIFAIGTSSTTGESDTVIWNEVHHKTEFGSNLTGHGYPDANYLDNVLAELAAQGISEDSTAQEKD; encoded by the exons ATGGAAGTAGGCATCACCATCCAGCACGCCTATGAGAAGCAGCACCCCTGGATCGACCTCACCTCCATCGGCTTCAGCTACGTCATTGACTTCAGCACCATGGGCCAGATCAACCGGCAGACCCAGCGCCAACGCCGCGTCCGCCGGCGCCTGGATCTCATCTACCCCATGGTCACCGGCACCTTGCCCAAGGCCCAGTCCTGGCCGGCCAGCCCCGCGTCGGCCGCCTCGCCCGCTGCCCCGCCCTGCTCCTGCCCGCAGTGCGTGCTGGTGATGAGCGTCAAGGCGGCCGTGGCCAACGGGAGCAGCGGGCCGCTGCAGCCTCCAGCCGCCCGCAAGAACATGCCCCCATCTGGGGCAGTCAAACTGCCCCCCCCACCAGGGTCCGGGGCCAAGCTCCTGGACAGCGCGGGCACCGTCCGAGGCCCGGTGAAGACGGTCCCGTCGCAGGCGATCCGGCGACAGGCCTCCAGCACTCCGGCAGGGGTGACCGTGGGCTCTCCCGCCAGTCCCCCCGGAGCCAACGGCAAGACCGGAAGGGTGGCCCTGGCGACCCTAAATCGGACCAACCTGCAGCGATTGGCCATTGCCCAGTCCCGGGTGCTGATCGCCTCTGG GGTCCCCACCGTGCCAGTGAAGAGCCTGAATGGGTCCAGTCCTGTGAATCCTGCCTTGGCAG GAATCACTGGGATCCTCATGAGCGCCGCAGGGCTGCCTGTGTGTCTCACCAGGCCCCCAAAGCTGGTCCTCCACCCGCCCCCGGTCAGCAAGAGCGAAATCAAATCCATCCCAGGGGTTTCCAACATGAGCCGCAAGACAACCAAAAAACAAGCCAAGAAAG GTAAAACTCCGGAGGAAGTGCTGAAGAAGTACCTGCAGAAAGTCCGTCACCCCCCGGATGAG gactGCACCATCTGCATGGAGCGCCTCACGGCCCCCTCGGGCTACAAGGGCCTGCAGCCAACAGTCAAGCCCGACCTGGTGGGCAAGCTGTCCCGATGCGGCCACGTCTACCACATCTACTGTCTGGTCGCCATGTACAACAACGGCAACAAG GATGGCAGTCTGCAGTGTCCAACCTGTAAGACTATTTATGGAGTGAAGACGGGTACCCAGCCCCCGGGGAAGATGGAGTACCACCTcatcccccactccctgcccggCCACCCCGACTGCAAAACCATCCGGATCGTCTACAGCATCCCTCCCGGCATTCAG gGGCCAGAACACCCGAATCCTGGGAAGAGTTTCAGCGCCCGTGGCTTCCCACGACACTGTTACCTTCCAGACAGCGAGAAGGGGAGAAAA GTGCTGAAGCTGCTGCTTGTGGCCTGGGACCGCCGCCTCATCTTTGCCATCGGGACCTCCAGCACCACGGGCGAGTCAGATACCGTCATCTGGAACGAGGTCCACCACAAGACAGAGTTCGGCTCTAATCTCACAGGTCACGGCTACCCAGATGCCAATTACCTGGATAATGTGCTGGCTGAACTGGCTGCCCAGGGCATTTCTGAGGACAGCACTGCCCAGGAGAAGGACTGA
- the MPEG1 gene encoding macrophage-expressed gene 1 protein → MNSLGGALLFWAVVAWANTDEPLGETSEAGFQKCKNTLKLPVLEVLPGGGWDNLRNVDMGRVMALAYRSCRTTEDGQYIIPDEIVSIAQKQSNLEMNSEILESWVNYQSSTSFSINSELSLYSKVNGKFSSDFQKMKTLQVKDQAVTTRVQVRNLIYTVKINSASELSWKFKKELMDISDRLENNQTRMATYLAELLVLNYGTHVITSVDAGAALIQEDHIRTSFLQDGQSSHTAVTAAAGIAFMNIVNYKFEENYTSQSALTKGYLSNRTNSRVRSIGGVPFFPGITLQAWQQSIANHLVAVDRAGLPLHFFINPDTLPELPGPLVKKLSRTVEAAVRHYYTFNTYPGCTDVNSPNFNFQANTDDGSCEGKMTNFSFGGVYQECTQLSGTEAAQLCQNLEQKNPLTGDFSCPSGYSPVHLLSQTHEEGYNHLECRRKCTLLIFCKTVCEDVFRVAKAEFRAFWCAASGQIPENSGLLFGGLFSGKSINPLTNAQSCPAGYFPLRLFENLKVCASQDYELGYRFSVPFGGFFSCAVGNPLVNSVSKDLRAPSLKKCPGGFSQHLALISDGCQVSYCVKAGLFTGGALPPARLPPYTQPPLMSQAATNTVIVTNSETASSWIKDPQTHQWRLGEPLELRRAMRVIRGDGSGLSGGAAAGVTVGVTTVLAAAIALAIYGTRKYKKRGYESLEDERQSLAAGTAETAGSPDQEREQSPA, encoded by the coding sequence GAACAGCCTCGGGGGCGCTCTCCTCTTCTGGGCGGTGGTAGCGTGGGCTAACACAGACGAGCCTTTGGGAGAGACAAGTGAGGCCGGATTTCAAAAATGCAAGAATACCTTAAAACTACCTGTTCTCGAGGTCTTACCCGGAGGGGGCTGGGACAACCTGCGGAACGTGGACATGGGACGGGTGATGGCCCTGGCTTACAGGAGCTGCAGGACCACGGAGGATGGGCAGTACATCATCCCCGATGAAATCGTCAGCATCGCCCAGAAACAGAGCAACCTGGAGATGAACTCCGaaatcctggagtcctgggtgaATTATCAGAGCAGCACCTCCTTCTCCATCAACTCGGAGCTTTCCCTCTACTCCAAGGTCAATGGCAAATTCTCCTCTGATTTCCAGAAGATGAAGACCCTCCAAGTGAAAGACCAAGCGGTAACTACCCGGGTTCAGGTAAGAAACCTGATCTACACGGTCAAAATCAACTCGGCTTCAGAGCTAAGCTGGAAGTTTAAGAAAGAGCTCATGGACATCTCTGACCGCCTGGAGAACAACCAGACGCGGATGGCCACGTACCTGGCCGAGCTTCTGGTCCTCAACTACGGCACCCACGTCATCACCAGCGTGGACGCGGGCGCTGCTCTCATCCAGGAGGACCACATCAGGACCTCATTCTTGCAGGACGGCCAGAGCAGCCACACTGCCGTGACCGCAGCTGCGGGCATAGCCTTCATGAACATCGTGAACTACAAATTTGAGGAAAACTACACCTCGCAGAGCGCCCTCACCAAGGGCTATCTCTCGAACCGCACCAACTCCAGAGTGCGAAGCATCGGAGGGGTCCCTTTCTTCCCGGGCATCACCCTGCAGGCCTGGCAGCAGAGCATCGCCAACCACCTGGTGGCCGTAGACCGCGCGGGCCTGCCTCTGCATTTCTTCATCAACCCCGACACGCTGCCCGAGCTGCCGGGGCCCTTGGTGAAGAAGCTGTCGAGGACGGTGGAGGCCGCCGTGAGGCACTATTACACGTTCAACACCTACCCTGGCTGCACAGACGTCAATTCGCCCAACTTCAATTTTCAGGCCAACACGGACGACGGCTCTTGCGAGGGGAAGATGACCAACTTCTCCTTCGGAGGGGTCTATCAGGAATGCACCCAGCTCTCCGGGACGGAGGCTGCCCAGCTCTGCCAGAACCTGGAGCAGAAGAATCCGCTCACAGGGGATTTCTCCTGCCCCTCCGGCTACTCCCCAGTCCACCTGCTGTCGCAGACCCACGAAGAGGGCTACAACCACCTGGAGTGTCGGCGGAAGTGCACGCTCCTCATCTTCTGCAAGACGGTGTGCGAGGACGTGTTCCGGGTGGCCAAGGCTGAATTTAGGGCTTTCTGGTGCGCGGCGAGTGGCCAAATACCAGAAAACTCGGGACTGCTTTTCGGGGGCCTCTTCAGCGGTAAGAGCATAAACCCTTTGACAAATGCACAGTCCTGCCCAGCTGGCTATTTTCCACTGAGACTTTTTGAAAATCTCAAGGTATGTGCCTCCCAGGACTATGAGTTGGGGTACAGGTTTTCCGTCCCCTTCGGTGGGTTCTTCAGCTGCGCTGTCGGGAACCCCTTGGTAAATTCGGTTTCCAAAGACTTAAGGGCACCCTCTCTGAAAAAGTGCCCCGGGGGCTTCAGCCAACACCTAGCCCTCATCAGCGACGGATGCCAAGTGTCCTACTGCGTCAAGGCTGGGCTCTTCACGGGAGGGGCTCTGCCCCCTGCCAGGCTCCCGCCTTACACCCAGCCACCCCTCATGAGTCAGGCGGCCACCAACACTGTCATAGTGACTAATAGCGAGACGGCAAGCTCCTGGATTAAAGACCCCCAGACCCACCAGTGGAGGCTGGGGGAGCCCTTAGAGCTGCGCAGGGCCATGAGGGTCATCCGCGGGGACGGCAGTGGCCTGTCGggaggggcggcagctggggTCACGGTAGGGGTCACCACTGTGCTGGCCGCCGCCATTGCCCTGGCCATCTACGGCACCCGGAAGTACAAGAAGAGGGGATACGAGTCCCTGGAGGACGAGAGGCAGAGTTTGGCCGCGGGCACCGCGGAGACGGCAGGTTCCCCTGACCAAGAGCGGGAGCAGAGTCCGGCCTAG